A genomic region of Catalinimonas niigatensis contains the following coding sequences:
- a CDS encoding YebC/PmpR family DNA-binding transcriptional regulator: MAGHSKWANIKRRKGAQDARRAKVFTKLIKEITVSAKEAGPDPDANPRLRLAIQNAKGANMPKDTIERAITKGSDADAEDYSDLTYEGYAPHGVAVFVECTTDNLNRTVSSIRSIFTKNGGSLSKNGSVEFMFDRKGIFSFRRPEHLEDEDAFMLELIDGGAEEVAFDHENNDVQVSTAMEDFGSLQNKLEELHIETETAELQRIPTTTVKVENDDFLSVIKLIDALEDDDDVAKVYHNLEATEAQMEMI, from the coding sequence ATGGCAGGACATAGTAAATGGGCTAACATCAAGCGAAGAAAAGGGGCGCAGGATGCCAGGCGCGCTAAGGTCTTTACCAAACTCATCAAAGAAATTACTGTATCAGCAAAAGAAGCAGGTCCAGATCCTGATGCCAATCCCCGGCTCAGGCTGGCGATTCAGAACGCCAAGGGCGCTAATATGCCCAAGGATACCATAGAAAGGGCAATCACCAAAGGTTCGGATGCTGACGCCGAAGATTATTCAGATCTTACTTATGAAGGTTATGCTCCCCATGGTGTGGCTGTTTTTGTAGAATGTACTACCGATAATCTTAACCGTACTGTCTCCAGTATACGCTCCATCTTTACCAAAAATGGAGGCAGTTTGAGTAAAAATGGTTCTGTAGAATTTATGTTCGACCGCAAAGGTATATTCAGTTTTCGTCGCCCTGAGCATTTGGAAGATGAAGATGCTTTCATGCTAGAGCTTATTGACGGAGGGGCCGAGGAAGTAGCGTTTGACCATGAAAATAATGATGTGCAGGTCAGTACTGCTATGGAGGATTTTGGCAGCCTGCAAAACAAGCTAGAAGAGTTGCATATTGAAACCGAAACAGCTGAGCTCCAGCGTATTCCTACCACTACTGTCAAAGTAGAAAATGATGACTTTCTTAGCGTCATTAAACTTATAGATGCGCTGGAAGATGATGATGACGTAGCCAAAGTTTATCATAATCTGGAAGCCACCGAAGCACAGATGGAAATGATTTAG
- the miaA gene encoding tRNA (adenosine(37)-N6)-dimethylallyltransferase MiaA: MQKNTPTLILLVGPTAIGKTNIAIELALWLGTEIISTDSRQFYKEMNIGTAKPSSAEQALVTHHLVDFLSVLDSYDVKQFEQDALQSLYKIFQQKAVALATGGSGLYVKTLCEGIDEMPDIPEDIRNQLQLKLENEGLQSLIDKLKKVDLHYFEQVDLYNHRRILRALEVYHATGKPYSSFRNKKPKQEDRPFQILKIGLSRNREELYQRINTRVDQMIGQGLFDEVKALYPHRKANALQTVGYQEVFPYLEGAYDEREAIRLIKRNTRRFAKRQATWFRKDSEIQWFDLSGREALAMNEMKEYLTQRLNNRAQ; encoded by the coding sequence ATGCAAAAAAATACCCCAACTCTTATACTTTTAGTAGGACCTACAGCGATCGGAAAGACGAATATAGCAATTGAGCTTGCACTTTGGCTTGGCACAGAAATCATTTCTACTGATTCGCGTCAGTTTTATAAAGAAATGAATATAGGCACTGCAAAACCATCTTCTGCTGAACAAGCCCTAGTCACTCATCATTTGGTAGATTTTCTTTCTGTACTGGATAGTTATGATGTAAAACAATTTGAGCAGGACGCATTACAATCTTTGTATAAAATATTTCAACAAAAAGCAGTAGCCCTAGCTACCGGTGGTTCTGGTTTATATGTAAAAACCTTATGCGAGGGGATTGATGAAATGCCGGATATTCCTGAAGATATCAGGAATCAATTACAATTGAAATTAGAAAATGAAGGTCTGCAAAGCCTAATAGATAAGTTAAAGAAAGTAGATTTGCATTATTTTGAGCAGGTGGACCTTTATAACCATAGAAGAATTTTGCGGGCATTAGAAGTATATCATGCTACCGGAAAGCCTTACTCTTCTTTTAGAAATAAGAAGCCAAAGCAGGAAGACCGGCCTTTTCAGATCCTGAAAATTGGTTTGAGCCGTAATCGTGAAGAGCTTTACCAAAGAATCAACACCAGGGTAGATCAAATGATCGGGCAAGGTTTATTTGATGAAGTGAAAGCGCTCTACCCTCATCGTAAAGCAAATGCCTTGCAGACCGTGGGCTATCAGGAGGTTTTTCCCTACCTGGAAGGTGCTTATGATGAACGTGAAGCTATTCGTCTGATCAAAAGAAATACCCGTCGTTTTGCCAAAAGGCAGGCTACCTGGTTCAGAAAAGATAGCGAGATCCAATGGTTTGATCTCAGTGGCAGAGAAGCACTCGCCATGAATGAAATGAAAGAATATCTGACGCAAAGACTAAATAATCGTGCACAATAA
- the porV gene encoding type IX secretion system outer membrane channel protein PorV: MLKLFKTTLLTTISFLASVQAFSQASVILGQDGNRVITTGVPFLSITPDARAAAMGDAGAATSPDANSTFWNAAKLPFLETELGVSGSYTPWLSKVVSDMSLSYLSGYKKINEDQVLALSMSYFDLGDIQLTNDRGDYLNLVSPREFTLAGTFAMRLGENISAGLTGRFIHSNLFAGTTSGSGAGNGKPGISAAADISVFYSKEAIVGGKKNNIAFGGVISNIGPKITYLDENEADFLPTNLRLGTAFTTNLDPFNKLTFAFDINKLLVPTPPIYARDDNGVIIREDPNDPNSDPVIARGKDPDRGLLAGMFGSFGDAPDGFNEEIEELMLSFGVEYWYNDLFAVRTGYYYENQDKGDRRYFTAGLGLRYQVFGVDFAYLLPQGTKPGRTHPLQETLRVTLQFNLDRGTQESVTEEGK, from the coding sequence ATGTTAAAGTTATTCAAAACCACTTTACTTACCACAATTAGTTTTCTGGCTAGTGTACAGGCTTTTTCCCAAGCTAGTGTTATTTTGGGGCAAGATGGAAATCGTGTGATCACTACCGGAGTACCATTCCTTTCCATAACACCCGATGCCCGAGCTGCAGCCATGGGTGATGCCGGGGCAGCTACCTCACCGGATGCTAACTCGACTTTCTGGAATGCTGCCAAACTTCCCTTTTTAGAAACAGAGCTTGGAGTATCAGGTTCTTATACCCCTTGGCTGTCCAAAGTAGTAAGTGATATGTCTCTTTCTTATTTATCCGGCTACAAAAAGATTAATGAGGATCAGGTACTGGCTCTTTCTATGAGTTATTTTGACCTGGGGGATATACAACTTACCAATGACCGGGGAGATTACTTAAATCTAGTAAGCCCTCGTGAATTTACATTAGCAGGAACTTTTGCCATGAGGCTTGGCGAAAATATTAGTGCAGGTTTGACAGGAAGATTCATCCATTCCAACCTTTTTGCAGGCACCACTTCAGGAAGTGGGGCAGGAAACGGAAAACCTGGCATTAGTGCTGCAGCGGATATCAGTGTGTTTTACAGCAAAGAAGCGATAGTAGGTGGAAAAAAGAACAACATTGCCTTCGGCGGGGTGATTTCCAATATTGGCCCCAAAATTACCTATCTGGATGAGAATGAAGCGGACTTTTTACCTACCAATCTCCGTTTGGGAACTGCCTTCACCACCAATCTGGACCCATTCAACAAACTGACTTTTGCTTTTGACATCAACAAACTTTTGGTTCCTACGCCTCCTATCTATGCGCGTGATGACAATGGCGTGATTATACGTGAAGATCCCAATGATCCGAATAGTGATCCTGTAATTGCACGTGGAAAAGATCCTGACCGTGGTCTGTTGGCAGGTATGTTTGGTTCTTTTGGCGATGCACCTGATGGATTTAATGAAGAGATAGAAGAGCTCATGCTTTCTTTTGGTGTAGAATATTGGTACAATGATCTATTTGCCGTACGGACTGGCTACTATTACGAAAATCAAGATAAAGGCGACCGCCGTTATTTTACCGCAGGATTGGGACTACGCTATCAGGTATTCGGCGTTGACTTCGCGTATCTTCTACCTCAGGGAACAAAACCTGGACGTACACATCCTTTACAGGAAACATTAAGGGTTACTCTACAATTTAACTTAGACAGAGGAACACAGGAATCTGTGACAGAAGAAGGAAAATAA
- a CDS encoding NFACT RNA binding domain-containing protein, with the protein MHNNYYFFRLLSKKLQEQLQSRVLLTCFSQHKEELILGFSNSDAPHEEFYIKALLGSQFSCLHFPEDFQRSKKNSVDLFGQVLGCKVREVIQTPNDRSFSITLEREDTTEHFQLLFKMHGNRSNIILLKDNEVLDIFKHQLSKDEHLNIHHLPLEIEHSFEHFVAKKGNPNKLYPTFGPVPAIFLEKKGYTLLSLEEKWSMLEQMLQELESPQAIYTTFIRGNLHLSLLEIGEIDENFQDPIAAINHFFLKYVRDIHLMQEKGGLLKKLDKQISQTENYIQKNHEKLEELENGTQYSQIADIIMANMHQIPPNSSKVVFNNFYTNQPIEIKLKQHLTPQKNAETLYRKSKNQKIELAKLKENISQKEEKLLRLYEHLENLEALEDVKRIRQYTKENHLQETLTEKEEVLPYKSFTIEGFQVLIGKNAKSNDTLLREYSWKEDLWLHAKDVPGSHVLIKYQAGKNFPKSVIEKAAALAAFYSKRKSDSLCPVIVTPRKYVRKSKNLLAGQVIVSQEDVIMVEPGKPS; encoded by the coding sequence GTGCACAATAATTATTATTTTTTTCGGCTATTGAGCAAAAAACTTCAGGAACAGCTACAATCCCGGGTATTGCTTACTTGCTTTAGCCAACATAAAGAAGAACTCATCCTTGGGTTTAGCAACTCCGATGCCCCGCATGAGGAATTTTATATCAAAGCGCTATTAGGAAGTCAGTTCTCCTGTCTTCACTTTCCTGAAGATTTTCAGCGGAGCAAAAAAAACAGTGTGGACCTCTTTGGTCAGGTGCTCGGCTGTAAAGTTAGGGAGGTTATCCAGACTCCCAATGACAGGAGCTTTTCTATAACTTTAGAAAGAGAAGATACAACAGAACATTTCCAGCTTCTTTTCAAAATGCATGGCAATCGCTCCAACATCATACTGCTGAAGGATAATGAGGTACTGGATATTTTCAAACACCAGCTCAGCAAAGATGAGCATCTGAATATCCATCATTTGCCGTTAGAAATTGAGCATTCTTTTGAGCATTTTGTGGCGAAAAAAGGAAATCCTAATAAGCTCTATCCAACATTTGGACCGGTTCCAGCCATTTTTCTGGAAAAGAAAGGATACACTTTACTTTCTTTGGAAGAAAAGTGGAGCATGCTGGAACAGATGCTTCAGGAACTGGAATCTCCCCAGGCCATCTACACCACTTTTATCAGAGGTAATTTACATCTTTCGTTGCTGGAGATCGGTGAAATTGATGAAAATTTTCAGGACCCTATTGCAGCGATCAATCATTTCTTTCTCAAATATGTCAGGGATATACACCTGATGCAGGAGAAAGGTGGTTTATTGAAAAAACTGGACAAGCAAATCTCTCAAACTGAAAATTATATACAAAAAAACCATGAAAAGCTGGAGGAACTGGAGAATGGAACACAATACAGCCAGATTGCGGATATCATCATGGCCAATATGCATCAAATTCCTCCTAATAGTAGTAAAGTAGTGTTCAATAATTTCTATACCAATCAGCCGATTGAAATTAAACTTAAGCAGCATCTTACTCCGCAAAAAAATGCTGAAACGCTCTATCGCAAATCAAAAAACCAAAAGATTGAGCTTGCCAAGCTAAAAGAAAATATCTCTCAAAAGGAGGAAAAACTATTGAGATTGTATGAACATTTGGAAAATCTGGAAGCTTTGGAAGATGTGAAAAGAATTCGTCAGTACACCAAAGAAAATCATTTACAGGAAACCCTTACAGAGAAAGAGGAAGTACTGCCTTACAAAAGTTTTACCATTGAGGGCTTTCAGGTACTGATAGGCAAGAATGCAAAAAGCAATGATACTCTGCTCAGAGAATACAGCTGGAAAGAAGACCTCTGGCTGCATGCCAAAGATGTCCCCGGTTCTCATGTGTTGATTAAATATCAGGCTGGCAAAAACTTTCCAAAATCGGTAATAGAAAAAGCGGCTGCTTTGGCTGCATTTTATTCCAAGAGAAAATCAGACAGTCTTTGTCCGGTGATTGTAACGCCCCGAAAGTATGTGCGAAAGTCAAAAAATTTGCTGGCAGGACAAGTTATTGTCAGTCAGGAAGATGTGATTATGGTAGAACCCGGAAAACCCAGCTGA
- a CDS encoding PAS domain S-box protein — protein MNDNSNQEEREYKKISDFLLVNGHLPLLLIIIKYNREGWKIVDEKANHLFDAYLNIAPEGRSVLLHCLHDDSKEALQKAFQDISENQQPELALELKIHVENTILKTGAKLMFLSQQKSQTGDQMSLGLILLDNKRNTFLQKSTVSFDQLQASLMHANLLAVSVDPAGMITYANLAMQETLEESDAELRGNNLFDEFIPLREKKLSMQQFLEMAAHNDIHVNLKRNIQTKSGKLVKLNLTSIIYHEAHDAFSGLTILAENISEQKEVKRKLQEKNKQLAELFNTAFDFIQIFNESGEILFVNKAWRDKMGYTDEEVVKLNFRDLIHPHYLQNTSDYLVKLKNEEVGGKFQTIFINKAGQKIFVSGSITVKRSNENKVEYRGIFHDISEQVKAERAQNLYNSIANLTIHSPDLDTLYFNIHRELKRVLQADNFYIALVGEDNKVSFPYHVTGYKQSISIEENLQHQIDLVNYVLANNRPTFLYEEDLNELITSDVIKPFSVVPQVWLGVPLKIKNRTIGLLSLQHYMTGEGLTPRDLELLDFVSGQVALAVERKLNEEKLNEQTSRLHAIFQSSSHMIWSIDRSMRLTTFNKNFEKFAKLRYGANPLVGEVFNQASQEATQKYLEIWQKRYEMALEGIPSEYELHLGTQEHNQKWFQIFINPIYREDGTIREVSGIAHDVSIKKESELSVIESEEKFRNIFESFQDIYFRCRLDGTITLISPSVNELTDYETYEVVGRNITNYYLYDSRTKNLIRQLVKYKKVRNFEASVIKSDGDLLQCICNVRLIYNYSKRPVEIEGVARDITQLKKASQDLQRAKEVAERSLQVKEGFLANMSHEIRTPMNGIISMIDLLADTPLDDEQDDYVQTIKKSSEVLLNILNDILDLSKIEAGKMKLNKSIVSLDSVLGKVHALFLQQARLKDIRIGYTLEKGLPEYVKIDETRVLQILSNLTSNAIKFTDREGKVNIHVSKLQDEADGLTGNEFILKITVQDTGIGIPKKAQQELFQNFSQIDSSVTKKYKGTGLGLAISKQLASLMEGNIGVESVDGKGSSFWFTIKTVGEGAPEEVPQTNEASLQFLEEMRPKVLLVDDNLVNRKVSGKIMEKAHCKVILAESGKQAIELVKQHSFDVIFMDIQMPEMDGMAATKAIRALGLETVPPVIAMTAYSMQGDKEKFINAGLDDYISKPIRPKILVEKLVETLQTASHESHAGLSTEYQEHLEQKIINYDVLKDLEKYGGKEIIIDALDDFEKEAESLINSCTESFKKENYDDILSKLHTLKGNASTLGIDRLAKLVSRIEADLKLDKTSSLPHDMASLQSYFSEFQREFKSFLNLYTNG, from the coding sequence ATGAATGACAATTCTAATCAAGAGGAGCGAGAGTATAAAAAAATATCAGATTTTTTGCTGGTGAACGGACATCTTCCTTTACTCTTGATAATTATAAAGTACAATCGTGAAGGTTGGAAAATTGTTGATGAGAAAGCGAATCATTTATTCGATGCATACCTGAATATAGCTCCTGAGGGGAGATCAGTACTGCTTCATTGTCTGCACGATGACTCTAAAGAAGCGCTACAAAAAGCATTTCAGGATATTTCAGAAAATCAGCAGCCTGAGTTAGCCCTTGAACTTAAAATTCATGTTGAAAATACTATTCTGAAAACAGGAGCAAAACTAATGTTCCTTTCTCAGCAGAAAAGCCAGACGGGAGATCAGATGAGTTTGGGATTGATTTTGTTGGATAACAAGCGTAATACTTTTCTACAGAAGTCAACGGTTTCTTTTGATCAACTGCAAGCATCTCTTATGCATGCAAATCTGCTTGCGGTAAGTGTAGATCCTGCCGGAATGATTACTTATGCCAATCTGGCCATGCAGGAAACCCTGGAAGAAAGTGATGCAGAACTCAGGGGGAATAATTTATTTGATGAATTTATTCCGCTCAGGGAGAAGAAACTGAGCATGCAACAGTTTCTGGAGATGGCTGCGCATAATGACATACACGTCAACCTCAAAAGAAATATACAGACCAAAAGTGGAAAGCTGGTTAAGCTCAACCTTACCAGTATTATTTACCATGAAGCTCATGATGCGTTTTCCGGCCTTACCATTCTTGCTGAAAATATTTCAGAACAGAAGGAAGTAAAGCGCAAGCTACAGGAAAAAAACAAGCAGTTAGCTGAGCTTTTTAACACTGCTTTTGACTTTATTCAAATATTTAATGAATCGGGTGAAATTCTGTTTGTAAACAAGGCCTGGCGTGATAAAATGGGCTATACTGATGAAGAAGTAGTCAAGCTTAACTTCAGGGATTTGATTCATCCTCATTATTTACAAAATACATCGGACTATCTGGTTAAACTTAAAAATGAAGAAGTTGGAGGTAAATTCCAGACTATTTTTATCAACAAGGCCGGGCAAAAGATCTTTGTTTCAGGTAGCATCACTGTCAAAAGAAGTAATGAAAACAAAGTAGAGTACAGAGGGATTTTTCATGATATCAGCGAACAGGTAAAGGCTGAGCGAGCGCAAAATCTGTACAACAGCATCGCCAATCTAACCATACATAGTCCGGACCTGGATACTCTTTATTTCAATATCCACCGTGAGTTGAAGAGAGTACTTCAGGCTGATAATTTCTACATAGCTTTGGTAGGAGAAGATAATAAGGTTAGCTTTCCCTATCATGTAACAGGCTACAAGCAAAGTATCAGCATTGAGGAAAACCTTCAGCACCAGATTGATCTGGTCAATTATGTACTGGCTAACAACAGGCCCACATTTTTGTATGAGGAAGATCTGAATGAATTAATTACTTCTGATGTAATTAAGCCATTTTCAGTAGTTCCACAGGTTTGGCTGGGTGTCCCCCTAAAGATCAAGAATAGAACGATAGGATTGCTTTCTCTGCAACATTATATGACTGGGGAGGGGCTAACGCCCAGGGATTTAGAGCTGCTGGACTTTGTATCGGGTCAGGTAGCTCTGGCAGTAGAGAGAAAATTGAATGAAGAAAAGCTTAATGAGCAGACCAGCAGGTTGCATGCCATATTTCAAAGCAGTTCTCATATGATCTGGTCTATAGATCGTTCTATGCGCCTGACTACCTTTAATAAGAATTTTGAGAAGTTTGCAAAGCTTCGTTATGGTGCAAATCCCTTAGTAGGTGAAGTTTTTAATCAGGCTTCTCAGGAAGCTACTCAGAAATACCTTGAAATCTGGCAGAAACGCTATGAAATGGCTTTAGAGGGGATACCTTCAGAGTATGAATTACATTTAGGAACGCAGGAGCATAATCAAAAATGGTTTCAAATATTTATCAATCCGATCTATCGTGAGGATGGAACCATCAGAGAAGTTTCGGGCATAGCCCATGATGTATCCATCAAAAAAGAATCAGAACTTTCGGTCATTGAAAGTGAGGAAAAATTCAGAAATATCTTTGAGTCATTTCAGGACATCTATTTTAGATGTCGTCTGGATGGTACCATCACTTTAATCAGCCCCTCTGTCAATGAACTTACAGATTACGAAACATACGAGGTGGTAGGAAGAAATATTACCAACTACTATCTCTACGATAGCCGTACCAAAAACCTGATACGGCAGTTGGTGAAGTATAAGAAAGTAAGAAACTTTGAAGCTTCCGTCATCAAATCTGACGGAGATCTCTTGCAATGTATCTGCAACGTGCGACTGATCTACAATTACTCAAAACGACCGGTAGAAATAGAAGGAGTGGCCCGGGATATTACCCAGCTCAAAAAGGCAAGTCAGGATTTGCAAAGGGCCAAAGAAGTAGCAGAGCGCTCGCTACAGGTAAAAGAGGGCTTTCTTGCCAATATGAGCCACGAGATCAGGACGCCTATGAATGGGATCATTAGTATGATTGATTTGCTGGCTGATACTCCTTTGGATGACGAACAGGATGATTATGTGCAGACCATCAAGAAGTCTTCAGAAGTACTTTTAAATATCTTAAATGACATCCTGGATTTGTCTAAGATTGAAGCTGGCAAAATGAAGCTGAACAAGAGTATTGTTTCTCTGGACTCTGTATTGGGCAAAGTACATGCACTCTTCTTACAACAGGCACGCCTCAAGGATATAAGGATCGGCTATACACTGGAAAAAGGACTGCCAGAATATGTAAAAATAGATGAAACCAGGGTTTTACAAATTTTGTCTAATCTTACGTCTAATGCTATCAAATTTACCGATAGGGAAGGAAAAGTAAATATTCATGTTTCAAAGCTTCAAGACGAAGCAGATGGGCTAACTGGCAATGAGTTCATTTTAAAAATAACAGTACAGGATACGGGAATAGGAATCCCAAAAAAAGCCCAGCAGGAATTGTTTCAGAATTTTAGTCAGATAGACAGTTCAGTTACAAAAAAATATAAAGGTACAGGTTTAGGCCTTGCCATTTCCAAACAATTAGCTTCTTTAATGGAGGGAAATATAGGCGTTGAGTCAGTCGATGGAAAGGGAAGTAGCTTTTGGTTTACCATCAAAACAGTGGGGGAAGGAGCTCCTGAAGAAGTGCCACAAACGAATGAGGCATCCCTTCAGTTTTTGGAAGAAATGCGTCCTAAAGTGTTATTGGTGGATGATAATCTGGTAAACAGGAAAGTGTCCGGTAAGATCATGGAGAAAGCCCATTGTAAAGTTATTTTGGCTGAAAGTGGAAAGCAGGCCATTGAACTGGTAAAGCAACATTCTTTTGATGTAATCTTCATGGATATACAGATGCCAGAGATGGATGGAATGGCTGCTACCAAAGCCATACGTGCTCTCGGATTGGAGACAGTACCTCCTGTCATTGCGATGACTGCCTATTCTATGCAAGGAGATAAAGAAAAATTTATCAATGCTGGCTTAGATGATTATATCTCTAAACCTATACGTCCTAAAATTCTGGTAGAAAAGCTGGTAGAGACGTTGCAAACAGCTTCTCATGAAAGTCATGCTGGTCTATCCACAGAATACCAGGAGCATTTAGAACAGAAAATTATAAATTATGATGTACTTAAGGATTTAGAAAAATACGGGGGAAAAGAAATTATCATAGATGCACTGGATGATTTTGAAAAGGAGGCTGAATCTCTTATTAATTCTTGTACAGAATCATTTAAAAAAGAAAATTATGATGATATTTTAAGTAAATTGCACACATTGAAAGGCAATGCCAGCACCCTTGGAATAGATCGTTTAGCAAAGCTAGTAAGCCGGATAGAGGCGGATCTTAAACTTGACAAAACATCTTCTCTACCTCATGATATGGCAAGTCTGCAATCATATTTTTCAGAATTTCAACGCGAATTCAAAAGCTTTTTAAATTTGTATACAAATGGCTAA